From Pan troglodytes isolate AG18354 chromosome 11, NHGRI_mPanTro3-v2.0_pri, whole genome shotgun sequence, the proteins below share one genomic window:
- the S1PR3 gene encoding sphingosine 1-phosphate receptor 3, which produces MATALPPRLQPVRGNETLREHYQYVGKLAGRLKEASEGSTLTTVLFLVICSFIVLENLMVLIAIWKNNKFHNRMYFFIGNLALCDLLAGIAYKVNILMSGKKTFSLSPTVWFLREGSMFVALGASTCSLLAIAIERHLTMIKMRPYDANKRHRVFLLIGMCWLIAFTLGALPILGWNCLHNLPDCSTILPLYSKKYIAFCISIFTAILVTIVILYARIYFLVKSSSRKVANHNNSERSMALLRTVVIVVSVFIACWSPLFILFLIDVACRVQACPVLFKAQWFIVLAVLNSAMNPVIYTLASKEMRRAFFRLVCNCLVRGRGARASPIQPALDPSRSKSSSSNNSSHSPKVKEDLPHTAPSSCIMDKNAALQNGIFCN; this is translated from the coding sequence ATGGCAACTGCCCTCCCGCCGCGTCTCCAGCCGGTGCGGGGGAACGAGACCCTGCGGGAGCATTACCAGTACGTGGGGAAGTTGGCGGGCAGGCTGAAGGAGGCCTCCGAGGGCAGCACGCTCACCACCGTGCTCTTCTTGGTCATCTGCAGCTTCATCGTCTTGGAGAACCTGATGGTTTTGattgccatctggaaaaacaatAAATTTCACAACCGCATGTACTTTTTCATTGGCAACCTGGCTCTCTGCGACCTGCTGGCCGGCATCGCTTACAAGGTCAACATTCTGATGTCTGGCAAGAAGACGTTCAGCCTGTCTCCCACGGTCTGGTTCCTCAGGGAGGGCAGTATGTTCGTGGCCCTTGGGGCGTCCACCTGCAGCTTACTGGCCATCGCCATCGAGCGGCACTTGACAATGATCAAAATGAGGCCTTACGACGCCAACAAGAGGCACCGCGTCTTCCTCCTGATCGGGATGTGCTGGCTCATTGCCTTCACGCTGGGCGCCCTGCCCATTCTGGGCTGGAACTGCCTGCACAATCTCCCTGACTGCTCTACCATCCTGCCCCTCTACTCCAAGAAGTACATTGCCTTCTGCATCAGCATCTTCACGGCCATCCTGGTGACCATCGTGATCCTCTACGCACGCATCTACTTCCTGGTGAAGTCCAGCAGCCGTAAGGTGGCCAACCACAACAACTCAGAGCGGTCCATGGCACTGCTGCGGACCGTGGTGATTGTGGTGAGCGTGTTCATCGCCTGCTGGTCCCCACTCTTCATCCTCTTCCTCATTGATGTGGCCTGCAGGGTGCAGGCGTGCCCCGTCCTCTTCAAGGCTCAGTGGTTCATCGTGTTGGCTGTGCTCAACTCGGCCATGAACCCGGTCATCTACACGCTGGCCAGCAAGGAGATGCGGCGGGCCTTCTTCCGTCTGGTCTGCAACTGCCTGGTCAGGGGACGGGGGGCCCGCGCCTCACCCATCCAGCCTGCGCTCGACCCAAGCAGAAGTAAATCAAGCAGCAGCAACAATAGCAGCCACTCTCCGAAGGTCAAGGAAGACCTGCCCCACACAGCCCCCTCATCCTGCATCATGGACAAGAACGCAGCACTTCAGAATGGGATCTTCTGCAACTGA
- the C9H9orf47 gene encoding uncharacterized protein C9orf47 encodes MVRIWTTIMIVLILLRIGPNKPSLSGRQAPAQAQTSDLVPSLFPLGLWAPGFCTWSSPDEDRVWRPAWEQGPKGEPDPRGLRPRKPVPGTGNRDSGTRRRLQDATEQDPRPGNDVASAETAGPPSPAGIRAQDRAPRHRRAPPARMPVAPAPSADGEPLQERGGGLFHRTGSVYNGLELNTWMKVERLFVEKFHQSFSLDN; translated from the exons ATGGTCAGGATCTGGACAACGATAATGATAGTATTAATCCTATTAAGAATCGGCCCAAACAAACCCTCGCTGTCAGGGCGACAGGCGCCCGCCCAAGCCCAGACCTCGGACCTGGTTCCGAGCCTGTTCCCGCTGGGTCTCTGGGCGCCCGGTTTCTGCACCTGGAGCTCGCCCGATGAGGACAGGGTCTGGAGGCCGGCCTGGGAACAGGGGCCGAAGGGCGAGCCGGACCCTAGGGGATTG AGGCCGAGGAAGCCGGTTCCGGGGACGGGGAACAGGGACTCAGGGACCAGAAGGCGGCTGCAGGACGCGACCGAGCAGGACCCCAGGCCCGGGAACGACGTCGCGAGCGCCGAGACTGCCGGGCCTCCCAGCCCAGCTGGCATTCGAGCGCAGGACCGGGCGCCCCGGCACCGCCGCGCGCCACCCGCTAGGATGCCGGTGGCCCCAGCGCCCTCAGCCGACGGAG AGCCGCTGCAGGAACGCGGAGGAGGCCTTTTCCACCGCACCGGGAGCGTTTACAACGGGCTGGAGCTGAATACCTGGATGAAAGTGGAGAGGCTGTTCGTGGAGAAGTTCCATCAGTCGTTTTCCTTGGACAATTAA